The Opisthocomus hoazin isolate bOpiHoa1 chromosome 2, bOpiHoa1.hap1, whole genome shotgun sequence genomic interval TGAGATTCAGTTCCTGGAAACCAACATTCAGTATTGTgtatatttaataaaaacaacaacaccTTATATTACAACAGTAACTCCACTACACACTGTTTTTCAGTTGAAAGTGTGCTAACCAGAAGTGGCTTAGAAGTCACAGAAATCACCTAATGCTTTTAAACAAATCAGTGCATTTAATACCTCATAGTTGTAATATGGCTGGTTAATAACTCCTGCTATTGCTTTGCCTCCATAAGCAATTCCAATAAGAACCGTTACATGATCAAGGAGACCTGTACAGAAATCATATGAATGTAGTTATGCTTGAAAAAGAGAAAGTACacatatgaaaaaataaaccttcaATAAAAGTCCACAAATTGATATGCAGGGTGGTatcttaaaaatgcaaatactaATCAGGACTTTAGGGGTTAGGGGTGTAACAGGTTGGTTGATATAATTTTTTTAGTCATTTAGGCTTGGGGTCTGCAAAAAAAATGCCCCAGATAGAATTATCTTAATAGAACTATGTTATAATTAGCATATAATGAGAAGGAAGTTTAAAGAAATAGCAGTATATGATGGCATTCTTCTATAATTGTGGTGTGAATTATTTAATAGTATTCAAAACTATCCATTTGTTGACACTTGTACATCTCTCTCCCTGAAAGGGGGTAAAATAATCTGCCTAAAATATTTCACACTAATCAATTAAAAGATGCAGCAGGAGGCTAGAGTTGAGGTTTCAGCATGTTGTTTCTGgcggtttttctttttgtttttttcttcattttagggTCTATTTCTACAGACAAAAATTAGACTTTGCTGCAAACAGTTTCTTCGCATAACTGAAGAATTATGATTTGTGGGAAGATGTTTTACTCTGAAAGGGCTACAAATACAGCTGTGGTATTTGGGTTGTTTGAAGAGGAGGATGTAAATATAATTGAGTGTATTCCTGTGCAAATGGGAGATTTAGTCCCTCAGTTCAAAGTATTTGCAAAATTGTAAGTTTGACTAAAAACTTAAGACAACCTGCCAGCACTCAAAGGCAGCCCTTTGTTCCCTGAAGTGATAAAAACTCATGGGCACTCAGTAGCCCGCCAGGAATATGCAATACTGGCTAGAACTGAATGGAATGATTAAAAAATTCCATAGAAATCAAAGTACAGAAACAACATCAGCCATACGAAACAATATTGTATGTAAGTTCTATCGTAAAACTATCCACATGTACATGCTACTTTATTACATTGCCATAACTTTTTTCAATCAGCAGAATTAAGAGAAGCCAACCTTCAGTGTACTCCTTGGTTCCATCCAAGGGATCAACCCATATTAcaagctttgaaaataaaaaaataaggaaaattaatAAATACAAATCATGTAAATTACCatgcaaaatatatattttacttcAGTGCTTTAATTTCCTTACAGCAGTAAGGAAATAGAGATTGAAAATTTTAACATTATGATATGACTGAAGCCTATAATAGTATTTTAcacaaaaaaagcttaaaaactgACTAGAACTTCTCAGTAAATATCTTAATAGATGTATGAAGGCTTAAACGGAACACTTAAATGACATTACTTTCTTATGTCCAAAGTAGATTCCTCCCACATTAATTTGAATCACAAGTTGTAAGAAGCAAATGTCCATTTTCCATTATTGCACATAGGGATAATGCAGCATTACCAGCTCTGGAGGTTTGATTCTCATGActacatttcagttttcaaaccaaaaagaaaaatttgcaacTTTGAAATAACCTTTTTTCTCAATAGATTCTTAGCTAAAATCAGTAAGTTATATAGAAAGTGTAAAATATGAAGACATATGTACAGCATTACTACATTACCTCTTCCTCTTTAATTCCTGTGTACTGAGCAGGACAagttttcttcagtatttcttcaCAGTGACCATTTTCAATTAATTCCTCAGTCACCTCATCGCTGGACAGTTCCtaacaaaaagattttcaaaattattggAAAAAGGTGTTGGACTCACCTTGATTTGCCTTAGAACTCTGGATTTGCTTGCAGCTTGCTTGACAAAGCTAATGCAATGGAAAGATGAAATGGGATGGAAAtactttttcaaaacaaaaacagacgATTTTCTAAAACCTGCCAAAGCAAATTCCACTGCAAGTTACAGCAAGTTAAATTGTTAGTATGAAATCAATTAGGTACGTACTTCTTCTCCTATGATTGTCACCTTAGGAAACTTCCGTGCCAGGGAAGCACAAATGCTCATTTGCACCAGTCGGTCAGCTTTGGTCTGCAAGTCATTGGCTCCGCCCTGTCAAAGGATGGAGAGGAATTTGTGTATTTCAAAACTACtactacaacaacaacaaaacaaacaaaaaaacccatgttCAGTTGCTGGTTCTATTATGTTAGAAAATGACAGAGCAGTGCATTTCTGATTTACTGGGAAATAATATTAACACACATGCATTTTCTAAGGTGAAACCGAGTTAAATGGATAAAAGCCAGCATTTAGTTTTAGTTAAATTACCTTAACCTTGCTGGACTCTTAAGAAATAAGCTTAATGAAACTTGTTTATGCATTTAAAATTAACTGGTTAATAAAACAAAGTACAGGTAGTGCACAAAGCTTTCTTGTAGTGAAGCTGCATTAGTTTTTTCCAAGAACCTAAAAGCAGGTTGTGTGGGAGAGTATGTTCTACTTAATATATCTGAGAATCCTGCTATGCATctaaatacttttgaaaatgcaGATCGTTactttccaggtttttttttctctccaccatACACCTGATTTTAATTGCTTAGGAAAAGAGGGAATTATAAAAACTTGCAAATATTTTCGTAATGGTGAGTAACTGACcaaatgggggggaaaaaagtctttttgcATCTACTGTTTGAACTGACAATAAAAATCATAAAGGATCAGGCTTTTCTTCACAACTGCCTGAAAGCACTTACTATCAGAAAAACATAAATATCAGCAATTACTTAAAGACCAAAAATAATATACTTAATGCAGCCCATAATACTGTGACATACCTGTAAAGCTACAATTAACTTCAAAAGTTAATTCCACTTACTCTAGTATTGTAGTCAAAACAAAGGTCCTGGCTCATCAGTGCAGCAAATGAAGAACTTCATGCAGATGAttgtaatttcatttttgttttctttatagaaTTAAATTTTAAGctctgaatttattttgaaaactgtgATTTACAGTCAAATCTAAGgttcctttttgttttaagaaactaAACACTTATTTATCCTAAACCAAAATTTGTCAAGGGTACAGTACTTTATACTACATAGGTATGGAAATTAATGGGAAAGATACATTATTATGAATTGACATGCTATCCAAAGCTTGTGTTTTGATAGGGGAATCAGGACAAAATTATGGTGTATTTTTTAAGTGTATGAACATTCTTTAGAAGTGCTGGTCAAAAGACAATTCTTTGCTCTTTTAATCTTTTAATAAGAAATATTTCTTGTTATCAGAGAGGTGAGGACTGTATTTCCTTCCCCAGTTGATGATCTTCAAAAATACCACTTTGACCTGTATCCAACTCTGCATTAATACAAGAAATTAAATTGGAACAAAGTAAAAGTAATACCTTCTCCACTATCCCCAGATCTCCTGCAGCCATTACATTTCTCACAATTGTTGCAGCTTTTTCTGCAACAGAATATGCAGAGGCGACCACACGCATTAGTAGAGCTGGAGAAGCCATAGTGAGtgctgaaaggaaacaaaaagcaaacctgtaTGTTTCCTCTTCAAGAGAAgataagaacaaaaatattttacataacaTTCCAAACAGAAACAGTTTAAGCTGAGTAGGAAGGGTAAAGTGGGTTACTGCCAGTGAGTACTAATGAAGTGAGCTCTGacgtttttaaaaatacaattaacaaACACAGGGATATAAAGCTACTTTAGACAAGATTTTTCAATTATCTATGCTCTGACAGTGAGCCCAGTTCTCGCTAAAATAAAATTTGGCATTAAACAAGAACAGCAGCAACTCATCATAAAAGTGTAGTGTACACAGAGCATTCATTTTTTTGTACATTGTGAACACAAGTTCATTTTTTCAGAACTGAACCTGCACAGTTGGTTTGTGTCCAGATTCAAGTACAAGGCTACCAGGTAGGATGACAAAAGCAACTTTACttactatttttatttgtttaaatataaaataGTAGGCTTTTGTAGATGGCCTAATTGTGAACACAAAATAGGCTAGTGATATGCAGGTACTGCAAGCGCTGCCCTCGTATGCGAAAATCTGTTTATCTAAATTTTACCatcctttctgtatttctttaccttcttttgatttctttaggGAGATCTATTAcatcttccttcctcccctcaaCACTGCATGTCCTGTCATTCCTCCTACGGTATTCATTTCTACAGCTGTTCCCCAGCACACATCAGCGTGATTCACTACACCTTCAGTTCCCAAACAGAAGAATAACTATCACTCTTGCAAAAGGCATCCATTTCTCCCAGCTTTTCTCTATCTGAGGAAAAAGTAGTATTGATAACCATGCTGTATTCTTTAAAATGCAGAGCTAATGGCTTTTTATGTTTTCCTGTcagttttttctgtctgtctagaTTACATGCTTTTTGGGTTGGGTTCACATGTATAATATTCTTCCCAGTAAACACCTGAGCACAGAGCCAGAACAAAAAGTACAGAGGAACTCATTAATCACCATGCAGGTGATATATTAGGCTTCCCTCACAGTCAATATTTGTAGCAATTGCAGCAAGTATTGCATAAGTGGCAATAAGTCATTTTACAATACCTTTCCTTTCTTGCTTGAGAAATCTGCTCGGTAAAGTATAATATGATGAAGTGATAAGGCTAGCTGCTGTAGATGATATTGATGTAACCTCAAGTTCACACCTGtttacagcaaaagcaaacagcaatgtTAGAGGTATCAATCCCAAATTTAGCTGGTTTAAGAACTTTTTGAGCATTTTAGAAACACCGTACAGGTGTATCTAAAGTTGGAAGATTTCTGAAGCTAAAAGAGTAGAGTAAGTACATTCAAAAAGCACGGTTGCTACTGTTAATTATTTACTGCTCATGGATGGGAGCAAAGTGCTCTGGAGACCTGTAAAATAGCCAAGGTCCATACCCAAAGCACATGTGTGGGCTATCATAGAGTGGTAACAATGGTTACAGAGGAATTTTTGGAAACGCTACCTGTGGCAAAAAGCAGCTCTCAAACAATTGAAAGTCATAGAACAAATAGGTGGTGTAACACATGGGAAGACAGATACTATTTTAAGTATATACCATCATGTGAAACAAGTTAACAGGATGGAAAATTGCATGTTGTTCATTCCATACTGAAAATATCTGGAATATGAGTACTtctgagagtaaaaaaaaaaaattagatgggAAGTTTGGGTTAAAGAATTGAGCTCGGAAGAAGATAATTAAGATTTTATGCTCAGCTTCTCATTCTTCATTTGACCTTTTAGTGCATGTTTGATCCTGCATCGTAAAATGAGGCTAAAACTTACCTAATTGTTTTAAAGGCTTGGTTTATTGCATGTTTGCATAAAGTTTCAGAAGCCTCAGAAAACAATACAGTATCTTATGTTCTTGAAGCTTGACTCGAGGTGTTTCTTGGGCACAATTTTCTTGGACATTCTTAAGGCAAAGAAGTCTACTTTCTTTCTGTAGTGAACCTGCCTGAAATCTCTAAGCAAACCGTAAAATTAAAATGTGcttaagaaaaatcagatttattcAGAGGAGCTGAGAGGTTCAACACCCCCTCCCCGTGATACAGAGCAACTAACTAACGGAGTGCAAGGCGCATTATTACTGCAGAAGGCGTCTGATATTTTTACAGGGCCGCATCTCCTGTGCAGCACGCTTTCTGGGGCGGTGGATCTTTTTGGTTAGGCAAGTGTGTGCTGGCTGGCCATAGGCTTCTCATCTCTGCAACTTTTTGATCTCACATTGACTAGTTGATAAGTTACAGTACATTCTGTCTGATGAGGGCCATGTCTGATGTATACCTCCAGAATACATTCAGGAATACACTGCTTTGGACAAAGGAAGTGTGGCTTTTACAGACTGTACAGTTTACAAAGATTGCACAGCATCTACCCCTCAGGTTAAATTTGCGTATGACTTTCAGAACATACCTGGTCCTTTCTCCTAGCCCAGCAACCGCACTGTGCGGTGGTCTCGGCACACCCCCCTGCTTTCATCCCCACCCAGGTAAGCGAGTTCCCCGGCCCTCGGCCTCCGAGGCCGACACAGGGCGGCGGGAGCTGCTCTCCCCGCCGTGCCcggccctcccgctccccccgtcaccccgcggcggcggcggctcacTTCAGGCAGAACTGGCCCCGAACGCGTCTGGGGGGCGCCGCCGGCTCCGCAGAACGAGCTTGAAACGCCCCGAATCCTTCCGGCTCCGGGGAGGGCCGAGGcgctccgccgccccgcggcGCCCGCCCTCACGGGCAGACAAACGCGTTGCTGCGCGATCCGTCCCTTCCCGCGGCCCGTCGCCGCCGCGCCGCTTGCCGTAGCGCAGGCGGAAGCGTTTCCCCAGCGCGCGTCGCAGGTCGCGGCGATGTTTGGGGCCTGGCGGGCGGCGCCGCTGgcccgggccgggctgcgggcccGGCCGAGGGTCGCCTGGGGCTGGGCGCGCTCCGCCGCCTCGGAGCCCGCGGCGGAGAGCCAACGGGACTCCCAGTACCGGGACACGGTGCTGCTGCCGCGCAGCCGCTTCCCCGCGCAGCTACCGGGGCGGCTGCAGCCCGAGATCGAGCTGGAGACGCAGCAGGTAGCGGCGGGGGCCGGCTCTGGCTCTCCCGCGGGGCCTCCCTGCCCGCCGCGGCGCGGcctggggggcggcgggcggaggtGTGTTGGCGGGCCCGCCTTTGGCTGCGGGTGGCTTCGTGTGGGCCAGGGCGGGGGGCCTGGTGCCGGCGGAAGGGGGAGAGCTCGGGGCCTTCGTTCGGGGTTTGGTTACAGTCCGGGCGCGCTCGGGTTTGTTACGGCGTCGTTTGGAGGAGGAGCGAGGACCGCACGGGTGGCGGAGAGCCGGAGCAGGGCCGTGAGGCTTGGTGCTGTGCCTCTCTTGGGCTTCTTGGTAGCGTGGAGCTGCTGCGTCTGCAGTTACAGGGTTGGACAAGTTCATCTCCCCGCGCTAGTTTATTTGTTTGCAATATGCGTTCTACTGTGAAGCCAAATTCCGGACTTCTGGGGACTGCGAAGACCTGTGATGATTTAGTTGTTTTCTTGTTGTCTCTACAGAAATGTGGTTTTTCAGAGCTGTATTCTtggcaaaggaaaaggaaaacaaagcaggaaTTTTGTCTTCATGATGGACCACCATATGCCAATGGAGACCCCCATGTTGGCCACGCAttaaataaagtaaatatttactGGTTCACACTCTACTGTTTTGAAGTGGTAAATACTTCCTGTAACATGCTGTGTGTTCTCCGCTCCAGTTTAAATCAATGGCAATTTAAAATGTCCGGTATTTTGGTAAACAGGggttttaaaaagcaagtgaCGCAGTTGTGTAGATGCTATATCATGCCACAGTGACATAGATACCATACTATGGCATAAATACTGTATGCCAGTATATGGTGCCTGTATGCTGAGTGCTCATTTATGAGGCTGAATGTTTCAGtaaaaagagaacatttttaaGAAAGTGCAGTCTTTATTCCTAAGCAATATTAAATGCACAATTTATTTGTCTGTGGAACATATCACACATACTCACATTGGGTGAGtgtgtatttctgtgtgtgttaTATGTAAAAGTATTACTGTAATGCATGGTTGAGCTGTGCcttgctattcttttttcctttgggtaTTTTGTGAGTTTGTTGTATTGCATTTattttactgcatttattttattttatctgggGATCTTCGATGGAACTGCAATGACCAAATGTTGatggtttttaaaatgtaaatttcagcTTCAGAGTAATACTCCTGAATATGTTTGGATACATTTATATTCAGTCCTGAGAATGACAGTGTTACGTGTGCTACAAAGTGAGAAAGAGTAAAATGTGACCTGCAGCTTCTTAAGGGACTAGCACTAAAGCTTGGACTTCTGAAAATGACAAGTTTTGATAGTTGATCACTTGcataaaaaagcaataatttgCACTAGGCCAACACTGTAGATCTAGCTGAATGTTTTAGAAATAAGAGCAAGTAGGATTTGTTTGCTTCAAGTCTTGCAAGTTTATAAACTGCATCTTTCAGTTATACTGAATGTGAATTCCTTTGATCAGAGGTCACTTGAGGTTCTGCCAGCATACAAGATGATTGGCAAGAAAAAATCATAAATGGATGGTCTTAAATGTAAATGTATCATGCAaccttttgtatttgtttttataaTAGAAGAATCTTAATTAATAATGTAGCTATTCTCCATGGGGGAGCTAAAGGGATAAC includes:
- the BPNT1 gene encoding 3'(2'),5'-bisphosphate nucleotidase 1, producing MASPALLMRVVASAYSVAEKAATIVRNVMAAGDLGIVEKGGANDLQTKADRLVQMSICASLARKFPKVTIIGEEELSSDEVTEELIENGHCEEILKKTCPAQYTGIKEEELVIWVDPLDGTKEYTEGLLDHVTVLIGIAYGGKAIAGVINQPYYNYEAGAGAVLGRTIWGVLGIGAFGFRLTEAPAGKHIVITTRSHSSTLVNDCISALNPDSVIRVGGAGNKIIQLIEGKASAYVFASPGCKKWDTCAPEAILHAVGGKITDIHGNSFQYNKEVKHMNSAGVLATLRNYDYYASRIPNTVKQSLVP